Within the Melopsittacus undulatus isolate bMelUnd1 chromosome 5, bMelUnd1.mat.Z, whole genome shotgun sequence genome, the region GGGAAGTGGGGCAGTGCCTGGGGCAGCGCCAGGGCCCCTGATCGGAGGGGATCAAATGCCGCGGGCAGAGAAACAGCTTCACAAGGAGGGCACTCTGCTCCACCGTTGtcaccacagaatcatagactcacagaagggtttgggatggaaaggaccttaagatcatttagttccaaccccttgccatagACAAgtacacctcacactagaccgtaCTGCCCTTCCCAGAGCACACCTCCAGCCGAGCTCCGACCAGGGCCATGCCGCCCCTCACGCAGGCTGGACCCCCGCCGAGACTCCTCCGGCCCCGGACACCCTCAACCCcagcggcggcggggccggggttCCCTCCCCGCAGCAGGGGTGAAGGAGCGGGACCAGCCCACCACACGGCCCCATACCTCCGTGCTAGGCCTCAGCCGAACAGCGCCAGTCCTCAGTCCCCCCCAGCCATGGCCGCCACCGGGAGGCGGGAGCCGGTACCCTCCCAGCGGGCCGGTCCCGGGCGGTGCCACCCGGCCCCGCACCGCCCCTCGACCCGCGTCCCTCTGCCGCCGCCATTTTGTGCGTGAGTCCCCGCTAGCGGCGCCCCCTCCTGGCTTCGCCGGTCCGAGATGGCGCCGCAGGTCCTCAGCCGGCCGCTGGTCACGGCCAAATGGCTCTCGGAGGCCGTGCGGGCCGGCCGGGTCGGGCCGAGCCTGCGGGTGCTGGACGCCTCCTGGTACCCGCTGCAGGAGCGAGACGCCCGGCAGGAGTTCAAGGAGAGGCACATCCCCGGCGCGTCCTTCTTTGACATCGAGGTGTGCCGGGATAAGTCCTCCCCTTACGACTTCATGCTGCCCAGCGCATCCCACTTCGCCGATTACGTGGGGCACCTGGGGGTCAGTAACAGCACCCATGTGGTGGTGTATGACGGGGACGAGCTGGGCACCTTCTATGCCCCCCGTGCCTGGTGGATGTTCCGGGTGTTCGGGCACAAGGAGGTCTCAGTGCTGAATGGTGGTTTCAAGAACTGGGTGAAGGAGGGTCATCCCGTCACAGCAGAGGTCAGCCAGCCCACCCCGGCTGTCTTTAAGGCCAAGCTGAACACGAGCCTGCTGAAGACCTTTGAGGAGATGATACAGAATGTGGGGTCCCTGCAGTTCCAGGTGGTGGATTCCCGTCCTGAGGGCCGGTTCCTGGGGACCGAGCTGGACCAAGGTAATGGAGGTGGCAACAACGCCTGCCCTGCTCACCAAAGCGGGATGGATGAGTGTTGATAGGAGCCTGGGCATAGCAACTCCTCCCAGCCAGCAAATGGATTTTGCTAATGAACAGGCATGCCTTAGGCTAACTTTGTTGATTTACCTGAAGGGATCCATAGTCGGGCATTCAGATGCCAGTGCCCCCACAGAATGCTTTCCTTGTGGTTGGTTTTAAAGCTGGaggaggaaacagcagaaaaggcCTGCAGTCAGTTGGCTCCAGGATCCCCCAATCCACACCCTGCAGAAGTAATCAGGCAGAATGCAACCACAGGAGGCAAGAGCTCCCAGAGTGTGTTCGGTGTCCTGTCTCACACCAGCACACATGCATAAATGATCAGTATTCATATAGGTACCTCTCACCACAATGAATGCAGCAGCAAAACTCCAGGCTTTGGCAAGACAGTAGCACAAAGGACTTTGTCCTTCTTGCTCTGATTCCCAGCAAATAGAGAACTTGCTTGAGCTGCTCTTTGACCTTTTGCTTTAGtaagaaaagccccaaatctTTACCAAATGTATGGACTGTCAAGGTCTCTGTTTTGGCTGCCTCAAGAAGCCAGAACAAAAATTGGTTTTATTACCTGGGTCAAACACTGGACATGGAAGCAGCAGGGGTGGGAGAAGTTCTCTGCAAGGGGGACAGCTGGTACGGCAGTGTGCCTGGAATGAAATTGAAGTTGGTTGTTAAAGGAGGTCATTACTGTGTAATTTAAGCCTTGGTATATCCCAGAATAGCCTCCCCTCTGAAAGGAAATCACAGAGatagcttaaaaaaacaaagaaaaaaccaaaaaaaaacaaacccagagtTTCCAAAACGAAGCACAGAAAAGCTCAATGAGAGTTGTTGGGTCTGAGTCGAGCTccatgctgcaggagcagcagtccTTAGGCAGGGCTGCGCTGCCTTGCAGGTTGGTTGTCATTCAGTTCTGGCTGTTATCTTACATGCATGCAGCTCTACAGCCTAAAATAATTACCATGTCCAAGCCTCAGGTTCATTTGGCTGTAAATGGCTTAGTACACGTGGTTTGCATAAGTGTCTACagtgagcccccccccccccaaccacaCTCAACCTGTGCAAGACAATGGAAGCTAAAAGAGGTAATGGGAGTGACAGAGGAGACTGTTGCAGGGAGAGAGGGGTTAGGCTTATCActcattctgtttctttgtctACTGCAACCCATCAAAGTGAAAGTTGAAATTTAACCTCAAGTCACGAATAAAACATTCCTCGCTAAGAGCTGCTGGATTTTGCATTCTCTTTCCCAAAGCAGGAGCTCTCACCAGGTGACAAACACTGCAGCCCCTGACAGCTtctagaaaacagatttttcttttgaaatgagTCAGCATGGAACAGTTTATTTGTGGTGGTCCAGTTTTGCTTCCCACAGCAGATCCAACAGGATAAGCATTCCAGCTGCAGCTACTTGTTCCAGAGGAGCTTGACAGCATTCTGAACCAGGCTAGCCAATAGTTATGCTGCAGCCAACAGTGGGTAGAAGGGAGAGCTTATACCTAAAAGAGCAATTCGAAATCGATGCTGATTAATTACAGGGGTCATCCAATTGGAGGAGAAACCTTGCCCACAATTTAGAGAAGAAGAATGGTCTTGAGGTTAAGGAACTTGCTGCGTTCTCAGGTGATTTCAGTTTAATTATTGCCTCAGCTCTTGACTTCCTAATTAAGTCAATTAATCTCTCCAGTTCCATGAACTCCATCTCTGGAAGAGGCTAAGAGGCTAATTTCAGCTGACTCTTTTGCCTCTTTAGTTTTTTGGTTCCCTGTGGTAAGAATCAGTtgtctctcttttatttttatgcagcGGATACCTTGCCGGGATTTAGACCTAGAGTTTAAAATAAGCCATAATACGTGGTCATTTTTTAGTTGCTGGGAGAGCTTTACTCAAGTTGACAGGGTGCAGAAAAATGCAGGTATTGCTCTGAATGAAAAAGCTTGGATGTTCATGCATGGTGTGCACAATAAGCCAATCAGATGTGCAGCTCTGACCTTTGCACTGAGTGGttaaaggtgtccctgcacgGGGTTCTGTGTTCCTGGAGGAACTAGTAACTCAAGCCTGCTCACCAGCTGTGATTCAGCAATGATCCAACCAGATTACTCAGGCACTGTAGGGTACATGTCTGTGTGACCAGCGTGAAGTGAGACAATCCCGGGCAATCCAGGGAACAGATGATAAAAGTAATTACATGATGGTTACCAGTGCTGACTCTCTCTGAGTGCTGGgcactgaaaacaaaggaacaaGAATTATAGGTGAAGAAATGCATACCAAAAAGTTGCGAATTTCTGAATTCTTTTGCAGACACCtgagagaagaggggaaagtAGCCAGGCAAGAAATCcatcctgtaaaaaaaaagcaaagtcaaAGTCATTTCATGAGCTTCCcactatttttcttctcattctcAGCCCTTAGATAGTCTTTGTCTCCCCTGCACATACAGAACTCTTTaggttttgcctgttttcccaGATCTCATTCCTCCTTTCCCCAAACATAAGGCTTTTGCTCAGCTTGAACATTCAGtgggaatgagaaagaaatgttgctgcttcttccttctcttcttcaagtGGAGTCTGCAGCTGGGAGTGGACTGGCTCTACTTTGACCGTGACTCAAAGCACAACATGGAGAGTGAGAGACTTTACCAAAGTCTGTTTCAACCCACAGGAACCTACAATCCAAAGCTGTCCATTCATGTGGCAAGGCAGACAAGCATCAGCTGCTAGAATTAGCACCGTGGCCCTACTGGTTTTTAGAGTTGAGTCTTCTGGCTGTATATGCACACAGTATTTTGACGTTGGTGGCAACGTGATCTGACTGCAAGGTCTCTCAGCTGGCCAGGACCAAGCTTAAAGTGTTCCTTCTGATGAGATTACGGTAGGTTAGTTGAGATCGCTGATGGTTCCTTTCAAGGCATGCTATTTGAATGGAAGGGAGAGATCAAAGGAGGCGACAGAGGAGGCATTTGGAAAGGAACTGCTAGCTGCAGCTAGCCAACTCCAAAACCACGGGGAATTAAATGTGGACAAGGCACATGTTTTATCTTTTTGACATTAAGAAATTCCATCTGAGCTTTCATTGTAAAGAGAAAGGCTAGAGAGAAGGAGCTGTAGTCATAGCTAGATAAATAGCCAACAAAAATGCCAACAAACGTTTAAGCAGAGAATCTTAACAGATGTGGAGAAGGGGATTAAACAGTGAAGAAGATAACATACTACAGGTTACAAATTATGAGGGAGGATTGCCAGAAGCCAAGCTGAGTGAGGCTTGGCAAAAGGAATTAAGACAAATAACAGAACCTGCTGGAGCAAAGCGAATAAAAAGAGAACAAGGAGAGAAAGAGTAAATAGGGTTGCTATGCAGTTAGCAGGTGTTCCAGATGAAAGATTATGTGTATGCAGCCTCAGAATTACAGAGTCTGTGCTAcctttttggtttagttttccctcctgaggaggaagaagctcaagaagctctttactgtgagggtggtgaggcactggaatgggttgtccagggaggttgtgaatgctccatccctggcagtgttcaaggccaggttggacagagccttgggtgatatggtttagtgtgaggtgtccctgcccataggaggggggttggaactagatgaccttaaggtccttttcagccataaatattttatgattctataagtctTCAGAGTAAAGGGAGAGGTggcaagaagggaaaagaagtggAGATTATAATTTATAAAGAGGAAGTATAACCAAAATATATCCATGTGCTCAAATCTGTGATGTAGATGATCTCCATCCCAAATCCGTGTCAAAAATCAGTCACTTGACATTGCAACTCCATGAGGCAAGAATATATTTAATCAGAGGATGGTTCTGTAGGCCAGAAACTGACAAagtttgtgtttgtatttaGGATAAGAGGTACAGCATGACCTAGGCAGCTCTTGATCTGTTATCCTAACATGGATAGgttgaaaggtttttttttaaaaaaaaaaacaaacaaacaaggaaaattattttaaattaaggcAAAATTGAATAAAATACCTTGGTAAACTTGCACTGCAGCTAACGACTCTATTTCCTTGCCAACAGAATTGATTTGCCAGGTAAGAGAAATGGGAACATACATGCCTGGAAGTTATGTCTGATCTTTTCTTCCAGCCATTGAAAGCACCTTCAAGGTAGACTTGTTCCATTTGGACTTCATTAATACGTTGGGCATAATATTAGAGGGATAATTATTAATTCAATGtgagaaaaaggcaaatagCACAAGTACTGTTAGTTTAAATTAGACTGAATGGGAGATAAGAGAGATAAGAATAGCTTGTGCTGAAAGCTGATCTGTGGGGCTAGAAGTTGCCAGCAGTCCCCATCATTatgcttctgtgttttatttcatattttctgaaTCATCAAGGCACTGAAAATAGGGAGTTGCTACTGAAAtatgctgctggcagagctttGGGGAGGTTTAAATGATCACATGGGGAGTATTATGTGAGGTACCATCTGCAGTCATAGAATTGACAGGAGGTACAATGCTACAGAGGGCAAGGTTGGATGCTTAGTACCCTGAAATACCTTATTGCGTGTGTTTCTCTTACAAGCTGGAGACCCTACGTTTGGAAGCAATAGAATAGGGTAAGACTTGGATTGGATTAGTTGGCTGCAATGAACTCAAATATGATTTTGCCTTGGAAATAGCAGTTTTTAACCTCCTGTCTACCAGTTGAGATGCTAGGAAATGCCAGTTCCTTACCCAAAAGCCTGATGGTCAGCTAGAACTATTTCTGGGGTGGCTGAGGCAGAGAAAAGCCTGTGATTTCTTACTGGGTTTAGACTAAGGCTGTTGGGAGTGCTAAGTGCTCACTATCAGcatgtagtagtagtagtagagaaggagaaaaactattTCAGTCACAGGGCAATGTTAACTCAAGGTCAAATGATGTATGGACTGACTGTGATGAACTTAATGTTGGAAATTAATGTTCTTCCTCACGTGGTCAAGGAGGTGCCTCAGTGGGAAGTTTCATGGAAAGAATCCAAACTCGTTCTGGGAAGGGTGCTTTTATGAGAGAAAGCCTATAAAGTGATCACTGTAGTAGCTGGGAGCCAGGCTCTGTAATCCTAGGGTTCCTTCCTGGAGTTTCTGAGGGTGAATACATAAATCTGGTGTGGAGTATACTCTGTGGACGTGAGGCAGGAGCAGACGTGTCCTCTTGCCTGTTCAGATCCCAGATGCATCCATCCTTACCTTCCAGTCCTGTGTTTCTCTGCTCTTGTCCTAGAAATGAGCAAGCTAATAAACTTCCTCAACCACTCAGGAGCACTTTTTAGGCAGTCCAAGGGTTTGTGGTTGTGCAATGTCAGCTCTTTCTTTCAGCTGAACACCAACATACATGGGTAGATACATTTTCTACAGAATTCCTTATCTTTCACTCAGAGTGTGCAAGCACTGGTCTCTGACTCCAACAGACTTTTGAATTTCTGAAGCATGGAAGTCTCTCTATAGATCAAAGACAAAAACTCTGTAAAATGCGACTGTTCTTTTCAGATCTGCTCAGCTCCTAGTTAGGAGCTGTTTAAGGATGGTGAGAGTGTCACAACAGTCTCCAGTAAGACGACCTGTTTTAAGATGTGTGAACAGTCTAGAAAAGCAATCATGACCATGGGGCTTGCAACACTTAAGAACTAAATCGGTGGCTCAGCAAGCTTCTTTGAACCTACCCTTCTAGTTCAGCCCTAAGGACTTCTTGATCTTGGTACACTTCCCAGTGCCCCCGAGTGGTGTGAGAGCATTGTTCTACAGCTCACAGACTTGTGTGTATTGGGATGGTCTCCAGTACTGCAGCAGTCTTGCAGAAATCCCTTGCCAAATGACAGCATTGGGACCATTCATTCTTGTGGGAAGGTGGTAGCCTAACCTAGGCATGTAGTTCTCCAATAAGTTCTGCAGCCTGGGAACTGCAAACAAGGTTTTCTCCCACtcatttgtattatttttatttcccctctgtCATACAAACACTGTATTAATGAGCATGGATTTTGCAGTTCTCTGTACTGAAATGATGAACTGTTGTTTTCTGGAAATGGAGAAGATGTGGTAAAAGCATCGATCCaaaatactgcctttttttggtgtgttgtttgtttgttttgttttttatgttaGTCCCTCCAGAAGTCAACAGTTTTTCTGTCCCACCTTCTCCCTGTAATGATAAAGACTTCTGAAGGATGCATGAGGTGACTAGTAGACAACAGTGCCAGGTTTCTAAGGTACTCTGGGAGAATGTATCAAGAGACAAAGATCCATCTGGAACAGGGAGACATATTGCTGACTCAGGGCAACTTTCATTGTCTTTAGGCCCTCAGTCTTTGTCCAGCAGAGCAAAAGTCCTCTCCTCAGTACCCCgtcaaaaacattttttcccttatgGCATATCACTAAACTGCAGTGTCATTATGATGTGTCATGTCAATCTCCAGTTAGGTGTACTTTAATCATTTGACTGTGACCAAGGTTCCCTGCCCCAATCTCTCTCATCTCTTGAGATCAGTTACCCTGATGACTTAGGCAAGTGGAAAAATGTCAGTGAAAGGTTAGTGTTTATGTGACTTTCCTAGGGCTGTCTCATTAGAAGTTCAAACCTAGAAACAAAATTccctgaaatgcattttcaatatatttcCTGCTCCAATGAGGCTTGATCCAGAGCCTCTCAAAGTCAGTGGAAAAGCTTCTACTCAGTGTTAACAGACTTCGGTTAAGCTTATAGTGACAGAGTGTGAATTTGAAGGGCGTGTTGAAAATCATATCCATCATGTTTTTATATCTG harbors:
- the LOC101876340 gene encoding thiosulfate sulfurtransferase gives rise to the protein MAPQVLSRPLVTAKWLSEAVRAGRVGPSLRVLDASWYPLQERDARQEFKERHIPGASFFDIEVCRDKSSPYDFMLPSASHFADYVGHLGVSNSTHVVVYDGDELGTFYAPRAWWMFRVFGHKEVSVLNGGFKNWVKEGHPVTAEVSQPTPAVFKAKLNTSLLKTFEEMIQNVGSLQFQVVDSRPEGRFLGTELDQGLESGHIPGAVNIPFQSFLTESGHEKSIEEIQEIFREKQVDLSKPLAATCRKGVTACHIALAAFLCGKRDVAVYDGSWSEWFHRAPPRYKVSEMKRNKA